In Pirellulales bacterium, the genomic window CCGCGAGATCATCGACCATATCGACGAATTGCAGTTCCGCTCGCAGCGCCGCTGACCCGCGAGGAGCGGGCGACGCATGCCAAAACGGCGATCGCTGCGCATTTCACGCCAAACAACAGGTATTTCTCGACTTCGTGCTGTCGCAGTATGTGAAAGTCGGCATACACGAGCTCGACAAGGAAAAGCTGTCGCCATTGCTCAAAGCTCAAATACGATAACGCCATTGCCGACGCCATCGCGGAGTTGGGCCGGCCCGAGGACATCGGCAAAGTCTTCGCCGGCTTCCAAAAATACCTCTATCAAGCCGCGGCCTAGCGGACTGGCCGCTAGCCAGCCGAGGGAAAGTTTGGGATTCTGCCTCACGAATCGTCCGCTGGGACGTTGATGTTGCTGGAACTTGGGCGAAGCGAGGCGAAATTGGACGAGGCCGGGCCACGCGACCGACTTGATCCGGGCGGTGGCGAACCGTTCCAGGCCTGGGTCGAACGGCATTGGTCGGCGGTCTGCCGGCTGTTGCACGGGCTCACCGCCCATTGCCACGACACCGAAGACCTCGCCCAAGAGACGTTTTTGCGGGCCTGGAAAACTCGCGGATCGTTTCGGCCCGGCAGCAACCAGCGGGCCTGGCTGCTGCGGATCGCCAGCAATGCGTTTTTTGATTTGCGGCGGCGACGCGAAGTTCGCCGCACTGAGTCGTTGGTGGCCGAACCGGCGGGATCGGCCGAGCATCCGGCCAAGAAATTGGAACAGGCCGAGCAAGTCGAGTTGTTGCGAGCGGCGATGGCGGAGTTGCCGGATACCACGCGATTGGTTTTTCACTTGCGGGCCGCGGAGGAATTGAGCTTTCGCGAAATCGCCGACATCGCCGAGGTTAGCGAGGAAGCGGCCCGGTGGCACATGGGCCAAGCCCGGCGAAAGCTTCTCGCCCGGCTGGGCAAGCTGCCGGTGAAGGCGAATCGCGGCAAGTGATAGCGCTGGCAGAGGGCTAACTTCGGACCAGTAGCAGGCTCGCCGCCGAATACTCGCCCGAAGCGCTGGCGAGGGCGGCGAGAGTTGAATTTGAACGGGACAATGGGCAAGGCGCAGTAACCTCTCTTCTCGAAAGGTCTTGATTATGGTTCGCCGCTGGATTTATGGAATTGGCGTTTTGGCATTTGGGCTTGTTGCGATTGTGGCTCTCGAATCGACCGCCTTTGCCAATAAGATTGCACGCACGGCGGTCATCGGCGAAAAGTCGACGGTCCTTCATGAACTGCGAACGGCCCATAAGCTACTGGTCGAGGCCGACCACGATTACGACGGCCATCGCGTCAAGGCCGCGGAAGAGGTGCATCGGGCGATCCGCGAATTGGAAGGGAAGCACAGCGAGAAAAGCACGGTAGCCGTCTCCGCCACGACGACCCCGGCGGTCAAGAAACATGCGAAGGTTCACGAGCCGAAGGCCAAGGAAGCGCAGGCCATGTCCGACGGACAATTGAGCAAAGCCCTGGGGATTTTGAAGACCGTGCAATCGCAAATTCCATCAAGTCATCCCAAGGCCGGCACCCAGGTTTCCGACGCGATTGCCAATCTCAACATGGCGCTCAGTATTAAGTAGCGATTGAGTTGGAACACTTGAGTGCCACTGTTGGCTCGTCCAGCAGTGTGACCCGCTGTGTGACGCTCACTGCTGTACAGGCCAGCAGTGGCACCCGAACCCTCACGCGTCGGACCGTTATATGCGATGTTCGGATGCTCAAAATTGGCTCTTCGAGGCGGCCGAACCGGCTCAAATGCCGGAAGGCGTGGCCGAGCATCTAGAGGTTTGCATGGCTTGCCGCGAAGTGGCCGAGCAGATCGAGCGGATCGAAGCCGATTGGCGTGCGATGCCGTTGCCGCCGAGTCTGCGAACGCCGAAGCACTATGATTTGAATCGGGCGGTTGCAAGCCCGGCAGATCGCGCTCCGCCGGTGCGTCCGCTTTGGGCCAAGGCGAGAGGGAGCAAACTTGTCCGCTGGGCGATTGCGGCGGCCGCCGTGCTTGCGATCGGGGTGGGAGT contains:
- a CDS encoding RNA polymerase sigma factor, with the translated sequence MLLELGRSEAKLDEAGPRDRLDPGGGEPFQAWVERHWSAVCRLLHGLTAHCHDTEDLAQETFLRAWKTRGSFRPGSNQRAWLLRIASNAFFDLRRRREVRRTESLVAEPAGSAEHPAKKLEQAEQVELLRAAMAELPDTTRLVFHLRAAEELSFREIADIAEVSEEAARWHMGQARRKLLARLGKLPVKANRGK